TTCCAATCCCTGGCATTTACTACCTTATGGTGCTATACATAGCACAATCCACTCCTGAGAAAGTTGGCAGTCTGTTGTTCATAGTTGTGTTCTGCATCGGTGCATACACCCTTATCTGTCTCATATGTGTGTCCCTGCCATTCTGATGGTTTGACAATGCAGCAATCTGTATCATGAACGTCCTGATGGGTTTTCCCTCCGAGTCTGCCAGGCGTATCGAGATCCAACCGCTCGGCTCACCGAGCTCAAGCAACTCTACTTCCTGAAGGTCGTGGAAGTTGTTCCCTGCGCGAACGGAGATCTTGTTCGGTGTGTAACTCTCGTCCGATTTGAAGTCTGCATAGAGAGCAACGCTGTGGACGGTCGTCTTACGACGGAACTGGATGTTGACAAGATGCGGCTGTATTCCATCTGATTGCCAGTAGGTatctgaaaaaagaaaagaaacaatatGTTAGCTCTCAACATACATGTGTAATGAGGGATCTTTTTTCAAATGgctaaattttgaaatgaagaGACATGGAGTTCTAGGCCCATAAAAACATTTTCTAATATACGAGATCTGTGTATTAAACATTTTATAACTGACTGTTGACAGATAAAAGAACTCAACTGCATCTGcaacatttcatttctttccttcaggaaaacaaaaaaaaatgttgctgagcTCAGTTTCTAAGCTTTGTCACATTTTAGTAGACTTGTACTTCTAAACaagcatttattaaaaaaaaaacacctctgggggtatttcatattttttcaggattcatgtttgtgttatacatgtatacatcaaATCAAGAAACATCAAATAGCATGCAGCCCCAATTGCCATTGGTATGAagtctatgtacatgtatctttaccTGTTGAGTTGTCTCTGAGTTGATCTACTCCAAACCCTGGTTTGCATGATGAGAGGGACCAAACAGCCTGAGATCCTATCTCTCTTAGTCCTGTTGTATTCAGATCAATATCATCGATCTTATTCCCAAGACTTGACATTATTACTCTTGGCTTTCCTGTGTGATTTGAATCAGAAAAAGTGAgatgttaaaaataaatatgttcatttaaCATAGGCCTATTCCTTGGAATAGATGTATACCAAATTCACTGACTATTGGAATGAAAAATGGTCATTGCCATAATCTGAATATTTGGTAAATAGCTGGCAATTACGTATCTGAAATGAAATTCCCCAGCTTGCCAACTACCATGTAGTAGATCCAGAGCAGCGGCCAGGCTTTACTTTATTAGCATTAGCTGCGCATCTTAATTTATGTACACATAAGTCTGACCTATCAGATGGGGTTATCACAATGATGTGAATGTGATACAGTAATTGCAAAAAAGCTAAATCCCTAAATCACTAGTACATTCGCATAACTGGGCGAGTGTCAAAGCTATGTTCCTTGCCAAACTTCCTGGGGCCCAATTCTCAGCACTCTCTTTATTcctttcttctttaaaaaaaaaaaatcctttttgcttctcctttttttaaaatatattgaattaaGGTACTTGGATTCAAAGTCCAGTATGTGTgtctcaaaaattaaaaaccagggcttttactgaaaatatacTTAGATATATCTAGGAGGGAGATGACAGAGAAAgaaatgaggaaaatcacaTCTCAAATCCTACGCCCGTACCGGAGTATGGGGATACGTAGGAGatgtagccttagtcacaaaaattgcataattttcataaagcaAAATTCATAAAGCAGGGCTCGATTTTAGCGGGAGCCCGGTGGCAAATGGCTCCCTAAAACCTCTGCGGGCTCcttagaaagtaattgaaaaagcCCGGCGGGCTCCCTAACTTTTTTCGAATACCAGCCACAAAAACAGttccattattattacccccgtgtgtaatttctaatgcacacattTCCCCTAAGAATATCATGATTCTGTGAAAAAGGAGTTCGAATTGCACATGAGATAAATCCCAGATTTCTAATTATAACCTCGCATTGGTGAGTCCGTCGTTGTGTAGACTTCGGCTCTGAGCCCTCGCAAAACATAGCCTAttattaacatccaaaataatttACTTCGGTTGTGAATTAtactgaaaaatcatttgtttcattGTGTTCTAAGGAAGGGGTAAATATCGGAcagtaaatcatcaaacaaggcACCATCTGATTTTAGGAGGCCGCCGGATTTTACTCACGCATGCACTGACACTTGAGCAAGTCTGAGCTCTCtgtctctgccagagctctgggggacgaTTTggtcagtaaaggcctcaatgatggtgattttctgtttcagatagtttacatttcaggtctattttttcaaacaaccgATAAAGTtggatgatttcttcattgtgatgtatatttaagttattaatgaatactttttcaccaaatttagactccctcatagagaaatgcaatttccGTGGAGATCTGCATTTTTCAAAGAActgcaggaaaagttagggtacaCGTACAAACATGTGCCCACACTTGTCCTGTGTGGTTTTGTACTGATACAAAAAGGATATTATAGAGTAGAAATTACATAATTAATAAATTTCCtttacttatacatgtatatccaagtccacctcacagtcacacccacacaaacacgCACTAACTTACACCCATGATTCTgagcatgaaaaaataaattttaacaaataagtTCTAGATctttcataatttattatttctagCTCAGACTCTCTccctatatttatatatgtatgtattcatcttgtttatttattttatttcagttttgtttatttatcttttttttggagggggggtgtcattaaaaatgaaaaaaaaaaggccagTGTGTTTGTGAAGTTGTATACCGGTGTGTCAGGCTGTTGGGGAGTCAAAATACGCTTAAAATCTGATTTACCCTGAATAAATACACCTGGtgctaatgaatatttattaaaaaaaacgtatCGTGATAGTgcgttttcatttttgaaatagTTAATGACTGgtattatgcaaaaaaaaaaatgtgataaactTGGGCT
The genomic region above belongs to Lytechinus pictus isolate F3 Inbred chromosome 12, Lp3.0, whole genome shotgun sequence and contains:
- the LOC129273401 gene encoding anaphase-promoting complex subunit 10-like — translated: MSSLGNKIDDIDLNTTGLREIGSQAVWSLSSCKPGFGVDQLRDNSTDTYWQSDGIQPHLVNIQFRRKTTVHSVALYADFKSDESYTPNKISVRAGNNFHDLQEVELLELGEPSGWISIRLADSEGKPIRTFMIQIAALSNHQNGRDTHMRQIRVYAPMQNTTMNNRLPTFSGVDCAMYSTIR